From the genome of Hymenobacter sp. PAMC 26628, one region includes:
- a CDS encoding primase-helicase family protein has product MPSAATDTAPPAPPAAISYAEQRLAAAGVPAGLLQFSAPNPRSPDQHMKQSFSVMYGDADDNLVIIYPTLSGEVETYDNGTKNNPDSIFERVRLKVPRTYTDLEGHQQTQKYAQTKGTRPRPFWMPGMVAKFQAAEVVPVLYLVEGELKAAAAFARGLAVVGMPSNAVVSDKHNDVRVLEGSLTAFLRTCKVETIVLLHDADALTVKWAPDKDLALRPSSFAQAVIGFREMLQPLLDDEACALKRAFYLHGKRELCEKNAKGLDDLFQAFPDQQQAILDDLALHTEATKYFAGRNITTPHYDLVRNYFGVGRVLNAETVFYKLYADYIGHREFVYRGRCYYPDGDEVSYVKHQDAARFARIGSDWYKWIYQPNGIGGMREVLENFKVGEIQRDYKKFPNFLDECPKYDGFTVEPNFNGEYQRVVKNNLNLITPLPWELKEGPFPNTAAFLKHIFGGEGTLETGVTADTFTVALDWLTIAHNHPKHQLPVVILVSKENKTGKSTFLKWMTWIYGSNATILNQSQFQMKFNNHYASKFFIGLDEAMQNSDKSTEKDRLKHMVTSDEIMIERKGVDLKPVPFYAKLAFTSNDAEKVMKIDEEDTRWFVVKVPPLGTEDADMQAKLIAEIPAWLHFLHHRKPHHERVSRLWFRPEDFITEQFHIVREATKTRLDRSIEHFIKDMFLTYRLEQFRLPIKWLTKQLNEEGKYRTDELEVRTYLKEKRAMDPHPVPMRNRIPIGLDMDRLDKLGRPDVVYLTESTSRPYLFKVQDWLSGEQLAEFGLIPEPVEDDGNEEKLPF; this is encoded by the coding sequence ATGCCTTCCGCTGCTACCGATACCGCCCCACCCGCCCCACCCGCTGCGATTTCCTACGCCGAGCAGCGCCTGGCCGCTGCCGGCGTGCCGGCCGGCCTGCTCCAGTTCAGCGCCCCCAACCCGCGCAGCCCCGACCAGCACATGAAGCAGTCGTTCAGCGTGATGTACGGCGACGCCGACGACAACCTGGTGATTATTTACCCGACGCTCAGCGGCGAGGTGGAAACCTACGACAACGGCACTAAGAACAACCCCGATAGCATTTTTGAGCGCGTGCGCCTGAAGGTGCCACGCACCTACACCGACCTGGAGGGCCACCAGCAAACCCAGAAGTACGCCCAAACCAAGGGCACCCGGCCGCGGCCGTTCTGGATGCCCGGCATGGTGGCCAAGTTCCAGGCCGCGGAGGTGGTGCCGGTGCTCTACCTGGTGGAGGGCGAGCTGAAGGCCGCCGCCGCCTTCGCCCGGGGCCTGGCCGTGGTGGGCATGCCATCCAACGCCGTGGTGAGCGACAAGCACAACGACGTGCGCGTGCTCGAAGGCAGCCTCACGGCCTTCCTGCGCACCTGCAAAGTCGAAACCATCGTGCTGCTGCACGACGCCGACGCGCTGACCGTGAAGTGGGCCCCCGACAAAGACCTGGCCCTGCGGCCGTCCTCGTTCGCCCAGGCCGTCATCGGCTTCCGGGAAATGCTCCAGCCGCTGCTCGACGACGAGGCGTGCGCGTTGAAGCGGGCCTTCTACCTGCACGGCAAGCGCGAGCTGTGCGAGAAGAATGCCAAGGGCCTCGACGACCTGTTCCAGGCCTTTCCCGACCAGCAGCAGGCCATCCTCGACGACCTGGCCCTGCACACCGAGGCCACCAAGTACTTCGCCGGCCGCAACATCACCACGCCCCACTACGACCTGGTGCGCAACTACTTCGGCGTGGGGCGGGTGCTCAACGCCGAAACCGTCTTCTACAAGCTCTACGCCGACTACATCGGCCACCGCGAGTTCGTGTACCGCGGCCGCTGCTACTACCCCGACGGCGACGAGGTGAGCTACGTCAAGCACCAGGACGCGGCCCGCTTCGCCCGCATCGGCTCCGACTGGTACAAGTGGATTTACCAGCCCAACGGCATCGGCGGCATGCGCGAGGTGCTGGAGAACTTCAAGGTGGGCGAAATCCAGCGCGACTACAAGAAGTTTCCCAACTTCCTCGACGAGTGCCCCAAGTACGACGGCTTCACGGTGGAGCCCAACTTCAACGGCGAGTACCAGCGCGTGGTGAAGAACAACCTCAACCTCATCACCCCGCTGCCCTGGGAGCTGAAGGAGGGGCCCTTCCCCAACACGGCGGCCTTCCTCAAGCACATCTTCGGGGGCGAGGGCACGCTGGAGACCGGCGTCACGGCCGACACCTTCACCGTGGCCCTGGACTGGCTCACCATCGCCCACAACCACCCCAAGCACCAGCTGCCCGTCGTCATCCTGGTGAGCAAGGAGAACAAGACCGGCAAATCGACCTTCCTGAAGTGGATGACCTGGATATACGGCAGCAACGCCACCATCCTCAACCAGTCCCAGTTCCAGATGAAGTTCAACAACCACTACGCCAGCAAATTCTTCATCGGCCTGGACGAGGCCATGCAGAACTCGGACAAGTCGACCGAGAAGGACCGCCTCAAGCACATGGTCACGTCGGACGAAATCATGATCGAGCGCAAGGGCGTGGACCTCAAGCCGGTGCCGTTCTACGCCAAGCTGGCCTTCACCAGCAACGACGCGGAGAAGGTGATGAAAATCGACGAGGAGGACACCCGCTGGTTCGTGGTGAAAGTGCCGCCGCTGGGGACCGAGGACGCCGACATGCAGGCCAAGCTGATTGCCGAAATCCCGGCCTGGCTGCACTTTTTGCACCACCGCAAGCCCCACCACGAACGGGTGAGCCGCCTCTGGTTCCGGCCCGAAGATTTCATCACCGAGCAGTTCCACATCGTGCGCGAGGCCACCAAAACCCGCCTCGACCGCAGCATCGAGCACTTCATCAAGGACATGTTCCTGACCTACCGCCTGGAGCAGTTCCGGCTGCCCATCAAGTGGCTCACCAAGCAGCTCAACGAGGAGGGCAAGTACCGCACAGATGAATTGGAGGTGCGCACCTACCTGAAGGAAAAGCGGGCGATGGACCCCCACCCCGTGCCCATGCGCAACCGCATCCCCATCGGCCTGGACATGGACCGCCTCGACAAGCTGGGCCGCCCGGACGTGGTGTACCTGACCGAGAGCACGAGCCGCCCTTATCTTTTTAAGGTGCAGGACTGGCTGAGCGGCGAGCAGCTGGCGGAGTTCGGCCTAATTCCCGAGCCAGTCGAGGATGACGGCAATGAAGAAAAATTACCTTTTTAA
- a CDS encoding ATP-binding protein, protein MPHSFSASATPEPAPGLLAANGKMAALVDAKDWSTTPLGPLAQWPQSLRTTVSLCLASNFPINIAWGPGRVQIYNDGYWPLCGDKHPTSLGQDYKECWASAWEVLGEAFEQASAGQTRFLENQRMFLDRYGYLEETFFTFSFSPILDESGGVGGLFHPVTELTQQTLAERRLNILRTVAERTAGAPTEPETAVLLLETFGESALDVPFVVLYSLAPGAEQARLEGQVGLDQAAALVPSAIALAEGMGEGMGEGMGEGMAGSWPLAEAARTGTAQRVEQLATGFGPFAGGPYPEAPHTALVYPLQLGGAAQPAYFLVLGVSARRALDAEYALFFDLLAGATTTALAKARTLAEERQRAEALAELDRAKTAFFSNISHEFRTPLTLMLGPLDDALTDCTHPLPAPQQERLVLVQRNTLRLQRLVNSLLDFSRIEAGRLQANYAPLDLAAYTAELAGVFRAALEKAGLALEVDCAPLSAPVYVDAGMWEKVVFNLLSNALKFTFAGSIRVSLREEDGHAVLRVADTGEGMAAAELPKLFTRFYRAEGTRSRSHEGSGIGLAFVQELVQLHGGVITADSRAGQGSTFTVRLPLGAAHLPAEQVRDARPAAPQPAHGAAFVEEAQQWLAEMPAWPAGPGATPEARLADEAAATILVVDDNADMRGYVQRILARRPQWTVRTASDGLKALEAVTQQRPDLVLSDVMMPHLDGFGLLQALKENPDTARIPVVLLSARAGEEATVEGLDKGADDYLVKPFAARELLARVHTQLDITRTRQDNTRLRAAEEELRKFKVLSDHAFDAFILMRADGSFAYLNALARQRWGYTAEEVEQLRVPDVDPIYQEDKFRAAFAQAQQRGALPPFETRHRRKDGSTYPVEVSMGGITLDGQPHMFAIARDITAQKTHTEALHESEQRFRILADATPNLVWAVNPDSTIRYINQAFIDFVGATPAQYEATGWGPYMHPDELDNAQRLLTEAIATRTRYTLEHRMRRHDGQYRWLLAQGAPSYFPNGELYGYVGSAIDITELKETNEQLVRTNRDLDNFVYTASHDLKAPISNIEGLLRLLEDLLPAELRTDDTLLPVLTRMQDAVERFTRTIGHLTDVSKLQLEFAHPAAPTALAPLIEDVRQDLQPLLAETGGRLAVNVVECPTLVIAEKNLRSMLYNLVSNALKYHHLDRPPVVRISCRLEGGHRVLRVQDNGLGLSEGQQAKLFGLFERLHTHVEGTGVGLYMVKKMVENAGGTISVQSREGEGSTFAVWFPA, encoded by the coding sequence ATGCCTCACTCCTTTTCGGCTTCGGCCACGCCCGAGCCGGCGCCGGGTTTGCTGGCCGCTAACGGCAAGATGGCCGCGCTGGTGGACGCCAAAGACTGGTCGACCACCCCGCTGGGGCCCCTTGCGCAGTGGCCGCAGAGCCTGCGCACGACGGTGAGCCTGTGCCTGGCCTCTAACTTCCCCATCAACATTGCCTGGGGCCCCGGGCGGGTGCAGATTTACAACGACGGCTACTGGCCGCTGTGCGGCGACAAGCACCCCACCTCCCTGGGCCAGGACTACAAGGAGTGCTGGGCCTCGGCCTGGGAGGTGCTGGGCGAAGCCTTCGAGCAGGCGTCGGCCGGGCAGACGCGCTTTCTGGAAAACCAGCGCATGTTTCTGGACCGCTACGGCTACCTGGAAGAGACGTTTTTTACCTTCTCCTTCAGCCCTATCCTGGACGAGTCGGGCGGGGTGGGCGGCTTGTTTCACCCCGTAACGGAGCTCACGCAGCAAACCCTGGCCGAGCGGCGCCTCAACATCCTGCGCACGGTAGCCGAGCGCACGGCGGGGGCCCCCACCGAGCCTGAAACCGCCGTCCTGCTGCTGGAAACCTTTGGGGAGTCGGCGTTGGATGTGCCGTTTGTGGTGCTTTACTCGTTAGCGCCCGGGGCGGAGCAGGCCCGGCTGGAAGGCCAGGTGGGGCTAGACCAAGCGGCGGCGCTGGTGCCGAGTGCCATTGCCCTGGCCGAGGGAATGGGCGAGGGAATGGGCGAGGGAATGGGCGAGGGGATGGCCGGTTCCTGGCCGCTGGCCGAAGCCGCGCGCACGGGTACCGCCCAACGAGTGGAACAACTGGCTACCGGCTTCGGCCCATTTGCCGGCGGCCCCTACCCAGAAGCTCCGCACACGGCCCTGGTTTACCCGCTGCAACTAGGCGGCGCGGCGCAACCCGCCTATTTTCTGGTGCTGGGCGTGAGTGCCCGCCGGGCCCTAGACGCCGAATACGCCCTCTTTTTTGACCTGTTGGCAGGGGCCACGACCACGGCCCTGGCGAAGGCCCGCACGCTGGCCGAAGAGCGCCAGCGGGCCGAAGCGCTGGCTGAGCTGGACCGCGCCAAGACGGCTTTTTTCAGCAACATCAGCCACGAGTTTCGCACGCCGCTGACGCTCATGCTCGGCCCGCTGGACGACGCGCTAACGGATTGCACCCACCCGCTGCCCGCCCCGCAGCAGGAGCGCCTGGTGCTGGTGCAGCGCAACACCCTGCGCCTGCAGCGGCTGGTGAACAGCCTGCTGGATTTCTCGCGCATCGAGGCGGGCCGCCTGCAGGCGAATTATGCGCCCCTCGACCTGGCGGCCTACACGGCCGAGCTGGCCGGCGTGTTTCGCGCGGCCCTGGAAAAAGCCGGGCTGGCCCTGGAAGTGGACTGCGCCCCGCTGAGCGCGCCCGTGTACGTGGACGCGGGGATGTGGGAAAAAGTCGTATTCAACCTGCTGTCCAATGCCTTGAAGTTCACCTTTGCGGGGAGCATTCGGGTGAGTTTGCGCGAAGAAGACGGGCACGCCGTGCTGCGGGTGGCGGACACCGGCGAGGGCATGGCGGCGGCCGAGCTGCCGAAGCTGTTCACCCGCTTTTACCGGGCGGAGGGCACCCGGTCCCGCTCGCACGAGGGTTCGGGCATCGGGCTGGCGTTCGTGCAGGAGCTGGTGCAGCTCCACGGCGGGGTGATAACGGCCGACAGCCGGGCGGGGCAGGGCAGCACGTTTACCGTGCGCTTGCCACTGGGCGCGGCGCACTTGCCGGCGGAGCAGGTGCGGGACGCCCGCCCAGCCGCCCCACAACCAGCCCACGGGGCGGCGTTTGTGGAAGAGGCACAGCAGTGGCTCGCGGAGATGCCCGCGTGGCCGGCGGGCCCCGGTGCCACTCCGGAGGCGCGGCTGGCGGACGAGGCCGCGGCGACCATCCTGGTGGTGGACGACAATGCCGACATGCGCGGCTACGTGCAGCGCATCCTGGCCCGGCGGCCGCAGTGGACTGTGCGCACGGCGTCCGACGGGCTGAAAGCGCTGGAAGCCGTGACGCAGCAGCGGCCCGATTTGGTGCTCTCCGACGTAATGATGCCACACCTCGACGGCTTCGGCCTGCTGCAGGCGCTGAAAGAGAACCCCGACACGGCCCGCATTCCGGTGGTGCTGCTCTCGGCCCGCGCCGGCGAGGAGGCCACCGTGGAAGGCTTGGATAAAGGCGCCGACGATTACCTGGTAAAGCCCTTCGCGGCCCGGGAGCTGCTGGCCCGCGTGCACACCCAGCTCGACATCACCCGCACCCGCCAGGACAACACCCGGCTGCGGGCCGCCGAAGAAGAGCTGCGCAAATTTAAGGTACTGAGCGACCATGCGTTTGACGCCTTCATCCTGATGCGCGCCGACGGCTCGTTTGCCTACCTCAACGCCCTGGCCCGGCAGCGCTGGGGCTACACCGCCGAAGAAGTGGAGCAGCTGCGGGTGCCGGACGTGGACCCCATTTACCAGGAGGACAAGTTTCGGGCGGCGTTTGCGCAGGCGCAGCAGCGGGGGGCCCTGCCGCCCTTCGAAACCCGGCACCGCCGCAAAGACGGCAGCACGTACCCCGTCGAAGTGAGCATGGGCGGCATCACCCTGGATGGGCAGCCGCACATGTTCGCCATTGCCCGCGACATCACCGCGCAGAAAACCCACACCGAGGCGCTGCACGAGAGCGAGCAGCGCTTCCGCATCCTGGCCGACGCGACGCCCAACCTGGTGTGGGCGGTGAATCCGGATTCCACCATTCGCTACATCAACCAGGCGTTTATCGACTTTGTGGGGGCGACGCCGGCGCAGTACGAGGCGACGGGCTGGGGCCCCTACATGCACCCCGACGAGCTGGACAACGCCCAACGCCTGCTTACGGAGGCCATAGCCACGCGCACCCGCTACACGCTGGAGCACCGCATGCGGCGCCACGACGGGCAGTACCGCTGGCTGCTGGCGCAGGGGGCCCCGAGCTACTTCCCCAACGGGGAGCTGTACGGCTACGTGGGCTCGGCCATCGACATTACCGAGTTGAAAGAAACCAACGAGCAGCTGGTGCGCACCAACCGCGACCTGGACAATTTTGTGTACACGGCGTCGCACGACCTTAAAGCGCCCATCAGCAACATTGAAGGGCTGCTGCGGCTGCTGGAAGACCTGCTGCCCGCCGAGCTGCGCACCGACGACACGCTGCTGCCCGTGCTCACGCGCATGCAGGACGCGGTGGAGCGCTTCACCCGCACCATTGGCCACCTCACCGACGTGAGCAAGCTGCAGCTGGAATTTGCCCACCCGGCGGCGCCCACCGCCCTGGCCCCCCTCATCGAGGACGTGCGCCAAGACTTGCAGCCGCTGCTGGCCGAAACCGGCGGCCGGCTGGCCGTGAACGTGGTGGAATGCCCCACACTGGTGATAGCAGAGAAAAACCTGCGCAGCATGCTGTACAACCTGGTGAGCAACGCGCTGAAGTACCATCATTTAGACCGGCCGCCGGTGGTGCGCATCAGTTGCCGCCTCGAAGGCGGCCACCGCGTACTGCGGGTGCAGGATAATGGCCTGGGCCTGTCCGAGGGGCAACAGGCCAAGCTGTTCGGGTTGTTTGAGCGCCTGCACACGCACGTGGAGGGCACGGGCGTGGGTTTGTACATGGTGAAGAAGATGGTCGAAAACGCGGGCGGCACCATCTCGGTGCAGAGCCGGGAGGGCGAAGGCTCCACGTTTGCCGTGTGGTTTCCGGCTTAG
- a CDS encoding DUF2961 domain-containing protein, whose amino-acid sequence MIALIKKDTTVVSSAPAGIITPDKLLCKPTQRFVIQPGVWTSIGTYSGAGVITKYWIAIYGGRTDASQAVAGGEVSNCRMRVRVDGESTASVFGAGGATMREWYCLPELSATTGIRYENDFMNVSANSAANFGAMLVMPTPFSNGAVVEFFNPLGGAIEVWSMMEVNVGFSAFPYDPNYRLSASVNLNSSIQPAAEHVMLNTTKDTILAAYFKWIDGSGISKPWSFEGDDRMYYNGSSMAEWRSSGTEDNQDTSYTWEFLAPSARRNYKGTTFFQIVGSGGAQGALYCRYVPDRVPRGASGLKLTWANGDPDYQAPDGNHLPPGPVSNRATVFAYIKTATGSTPPPAGTGGTPTQLDPTVLAAKGRDGVAILSWTPVVNATTYRVETSTDSTFATGVTLVYSGSGQTATASGLTNGTMSYFRIKVSATGYTDSPYSNTSATPEAYNTNGLRMKLTAGNGVVTDAGGLVSNWNDAAGNANFTSSSGPPSFRPTFVASDAAANNQPVLHFAGGQQMQATSTIAALDTFTLYAVVKASGQQHLLGNQISSQDPTRWWFAQNNAFEDGSVAPVAPLLWGGLDNVYKIIRFEVSPTLIRVFENGQAVQAKNAPHNIVADNIGLLTMGAKVTNSTVSAPGNFLLGTLLLYDNVRSATQAGYDEDALRATYGISY is encoded by the coding sequence ATGATTGCCTTAATTAAAAAGGATACGACGGTCGTTAGCAGTGCGCCAGCCGGCATCATCACCCCCGACAAACTGCTCTGCAAGCCCACCCAGCGGTTTGTGATTCAGCCAGGCGTCTGGACCAGCATCGGCACGTACAGCGGAGCCGGAGTTATCACGAAATATTGGATAGCTATTTATGGTGGCCGTACCGACGCCAGCCAGGCCGTGGCCGGCGGCGAGGTGAGCAACTGCCGCATGCGGGTGCGCGTGGACGGCGAAAGCACGGCCAGCGTGTTCGGGGCCGGCGGGGCCACCATGCGCGAGTGGTACTGCCTGCCGGAGCTGAGCGCGACCACTGGCATTCGCTACGAGAACGACTTCATGAACGTGTCGGCCAACAGCGCCGCCAACTTTGGGGCCATGCTGGTAATGCCCACGCCTTTCTCAAACGGTGCGGTCGTGGAGTTCTTCAACCCCCTCGGCGGGGCCATTGAAGTCTGGTCGATGATGGAGGTAAACGTGGGCTTCTCCGCCTTCCCCTACGACCCCAATTACCGGCTTAGTGCGTCGGTAAACCTAAATTCCAGCATCCAGCCGGCCGCCGAGCACGTCATGCTCAACACCACCAAGGACACCATCCTGGCCGCTTATTTCAAGTGGATCGATGGGTCCGGCATCAGCAAGCCCTGGTCCTTTGAGGGCGACGACCGCATGTACTACAACGGCTCCAGCATGGCCGAATGGCGCAGCTCCGGCACCGAGGATAACCAGGACACCTCCTACACCTGGGAGTTCCTGGCGCCCAGCGCCCGGCGCAACTACAAAGGGACCACCTTTTTCCAAATTGTTGGCAGCGGCGGGGCGCAAGGCGCGCTGTATTGCCGCTACGTGCCCGACCGGGTGCCCCGCGGCGCCAGCGGGCTAAAGCTGACCTGGGCGAACGGCGACCCGGACTACCAGGCCCCCGACGGCAACCACCTGCCGCCCGGCCCCGTGTCCAACCGCGCCACCGTGTTTGCCTACATCAAAACCGCCACTGGCAGCACGCCCCCCCCCGCCGGTACGGGCGGCACCCCCACGCAGCTCGACCCCACGGTACTGGCCGCCAAGGGCCGGGACGGCGTGGCAATTCTGAGCTGGACGCCGGTAGTCAACGCCACCACCTACCGGGTGGAAACGAGCACCGACAGCACGTTCGCCACTGGAGTGACGCTGGTGTATTCCGGCAGCGGGCAAACGGCGACGGCCAGCGGCCTCACCAACGGCACCATGTCCTATTTCCGGATTAAGGTATCGGCCACCGGGTACACCGACAGCCCCTACAGCAACACGAGCGCCACGCCGGAAGCCTACAATACCAACGGCCTGCGTATGAAGCTCACGGCCGGCAACGGCGTGGTCACCGACGCGGGCGGGCTGGTATCGAACTGGAACGACGCGGCGGGCAATGCGAACTTCACCTCCTCGTCCGGCCCGCCCTCGTTTCGGCCCACGTTCGTCGCATCCGACGCGGCGGCCAACAACCAGCCAGTGCTGCACTTTGCAGGGGGCCAGCAGATGCAGGCCACCTCCACGATTGCCGCACTCGACACGTTCACGCTCTACGCGGTGGTGAAGGCTTCGGGCCAGCAGCACCTGCTCGGCAACCAGATTTCAAGCCAGGACCCGACGCGCTGGTGGTTTGCCCAGAACAACGCCTTCGAGGACGGCTCCGTGGCCCCCGTGGCCCCGCTGCTCTGGGGCGGGCTGGACAACGTGTACAAAATTATCCGCTTCGAGGTATCGCCCACGCTTATCCGCGTCTTCGAGAACGGACAGGCCGTGCAGGCCAAAAACGCGCCGCACAACATCGTAGCCGACAACATTGGCCTGCTGACGAT
- a CDS encoding helix-turn-helix domain-containing protein produces the protein MTNATTALRAPVSNAIETVIARRVGEARDMRLVEVYRQRICEALGMSGKGYTQMLNNNSWPSVKELAVIAQVLEVPMEELLNY, from the coding sequence ATGACAAATGCCACAACTGCCTTGCGGGCCCCGGTCAGCAACGCCATCGAAACCGTCATCGCCCGGCGCGTGGGCGAGGCCCGTGACATGCGTTTGGTCGAGGTGTACCGCCAGCGCATTTGTGAAGCGCTGGGCATGAGCGGCAAGGGCTACACCCAGATGCTCAACAACAACTCCTGGCCCTCGGTGAAGGAATTGGCCGTCATTGCCCAGGTGCTGGAGGTGCCCATGGAAGAGCTGCTCAACTACTAG